One genomic segment of Paenibacillus durus includes these proteins:
- a CDS encoding DUF5659 domain-containing protein produces the protein MDNTIVITQSRMAGWLMFNGFGKVNERLDLKDKNRVIYIFNDSPKLRETMRKYNQVKVNLI, from the coding sequence ATGGACAATACAATTGTCATCACTCAGTCTCGGATGGCTGGATGGTTGATGTTTAATGGATTCGGGAAAGTAAATGAACGCTTAGATTTGAAAGATAAGAATCGGGTAATTTATATTTTCAACGACTCACCCAAATTAAGGGAAACAATGAGAAAGTATAACCAAGTCAAAGTGAATTTGATTTAG
- a CDS encoding ATP-binding protein, with product MEIVTIEDWKKFRNLETLPQKAGVSPNQLAKLVAKELADNALDHCGQCEVGLLEPNGFYVKDNGNGIDPELLPDLFSINRSFMSSKILRMPTRGALGNGLRVVAGSVIASGGSMFVSIRGKKYQIQFQPNGTSSVEVIGDYSDNGTLIEIQFGKSLTPNLEWAESAIHYNRGDEYKGKSSGYWYTSEAFYELCQGYSGSVRDLVSEFDGCTGAKAGKVSSDYKGQRANSLTFEDAEKLLGTIRISSRQVNPDRFGGIGELDDYGYYKSEGAFTVSSGKGQVAAQIPFTVEAWVDYDTRVGLDFLINKSPTTGQMNLYRGKKELTLSGCGLYEDIKMKHANIVVNIITPYMPIVSDGKEPDLKPMKVEIVDAIKKAANRANKFTAKLEKKPSQKNVILDNLQAAIDKSSGNGRFPFSLRQLYYAIRPYVITELGKQLEYNNFTTVITNYENEQGDIAGLYRDNRGVLYHPHTGQEIPIGTLTVKEYKRPEWTFNKILYCEKEGLFPLLKQAQFPERFDCALVTSKGYASRAVKDLLDMLGDTDEELQFFCIHDADAAGTKIYETLVEETKARPGRKVNVINLGLDPEEAVAMGLEIEELEAKKDEKPVAAYVPEKWKRWLQTNRIELNAMASDQFVSWLEGKMETYDQGKLVPDTNTLKQKMELTVRRRLELEIRERILREARYEKQVQEQMQFLIPALHERYDTLADEVSNVLNNQRELFWTNVVEHIGNDIQL from the coding sequence TTGGAAATTGTAACAATTGAAGATTGGAAGAAGTTTAGGAATTTAGAGACATTGCCACAGAAGGCTGGTGTCAGCCCGAATCAGTTGGCAAAATTAGTCGCCAAGGAACTGGCTGATAACGCACTCGATCACTGTGGTCAATGTGAAGTGGGATTGCTTGAACCGAACGGATTTTATGTGAAGGATAACGGTAACGGAATTGATCCTGAACTATTGCCGGATTTATTCTCAATTAATCGTTCGTTTATGTCCAGCAAAATATTACGGATGCCAACTCGCGGTGCATTAGGAAATGGATTACGAGTCGTTGCTGGATCAGTAATTGCTTCAGGTGGTTCAATGTTTGTTTCGATCAGAGGGAAAAAGTATCAAATCCAGTTTCAGCCGAATGGGACATCTTCAGTAGAGGTTATTGGTGACTATTCGGATAATGGAACGTTGATTGAAATTCAATTCGGAAAGTCACTCACGCCTAACTTGGAATGGGCTGAGTCGGCTATTCATTATAATCGCGGCGATGAATATAAAGGAAAGTCATCGGGCTATTGGTATACATCTGAAGCGTTCTATGAATTGTGTCAAGGGTATTCAGGCAGTGTTCGTGATTTGGTTTCGGAATTTGACGGATGCACTGGTGCTAAAGCTGGAAAGGTTTCAAGCGACTATAAAGGTCAACGGGCAAACTCCCTAACGTTTGAAGATGCTGAAAAGTTGCTTGGAACGATTCGAATTAGCAGCAGACAAGTGAACCCTGATCGATTCGGTGGTATTGGTGAACTCGATGATTACGGATACTACAAGTCAGAGGGTGCTTTTACGGTTTCATCCGGTAAAGGCCAAGTTGCTGCTCAGATACCCTTCACGGTAGAAGCTTGGGTGGACTATGATACGCGAGTAGGACTTGATTTTCTTATTAACAAATCTCCAACTACGGGTCAGATGAATCTGTATCGTGGGAAGAAAGAGTTGACGCTTTCAGGTTGCGGCTTATATGAAGATATTAAAATGAAGCATGCTAATATTGTAGTCAATATCATCACGCCATATATGCCGATTGTCAGTGACGGTAAAGAACCTGATCTGAAACCAATGAAGGTTGAAATTGTAGATGCGATCAAAAAGGCGGCTAATCGTGCAAATAAGTTTACTGCAAAATTGGAAAAGAAACCGTCACAGAAGAATGTTATCTTGGACAACCTTCAAGCTGCCATTGATAAATCTAGCGGCAATGGTCGATTCCCATTCAGTCTTCGTCAATTGTATTATGCTATTCGTCCCTATGTGATTACAGAATTAGGTAAGCAGCTAGAATATAATAACTTTACTACGGTGATTACGAATTATGAGAATGAACAGGGTGATATTGCTGGACTGTATAGAGATAATCGCGGTGTACTATATCATCCTCATACGGGACAGGAGATTCCAATTGGAACGTTAACCGTTAAGGAATATAAGCGGCCTGAATGGACGTTTAATAAAATTTTGTACTGTGAAAAGGAAGGTCTGTTTCCTCTTTTGAAACAAGCTCAATTTCCTGAACGATTTGATTGTGCATTGGTTACTTCCAAAGGATATGCGAGTCGAGCGGTAAAGGATTTGCTGGATATGCTTGGTGATACAGATGAAGAATTGCAGTTTTTCTGTATCCACGATGCAGATGCTGCTGGAACTAAAATTTATGAGACGCTGGTTGAGGAAACGAAAGCTCGTCCCGGACGAAAAGTTAATGTCATCAATCTTGGACTTGATCCAGAGGAAGCCGTTGCAATGGGATTAGAAATTGAGGAGTTAGAAGCGAAAAAGGACGAGAAACCTGTTGCAGCTTATGTGCCTGAGAAATGGAAACGGTGGCTACAAACGAATCGGATTGAACTCAATGCTATGGCTTCCGATCAATTTGTATCATGGTTGGAAGGTAAAATGGAGACATATGATCAGGGGAAACTTGTACCTGATACGAATACGTTAAAACAGAAAATGGAATTAACCGTTCGCAGACGACTTGAATTAGAGATTCGAGAACGTATTCTTCGAGAAGCCAGATATGAGAAACAGGTTCAAGAGCAGATGCAATTTCTAATCCCTGCTTTACATGAGCGATATGACACATTGGCAGATGAAGTTTCAAATGTGCTGAATAATCAACGTGAACTTTTTTGGACGAATGTGGTGGAGCATATCGGAAATGATATACAACTGTGA
- a CDS encoding DNA modification methylase: MEIKFVDVEVLIPYIKNARNNEKAVEYVATSIQSYGFKNPILIDSNHEIIAGHTRLLAAKKLGLKEVPTILVDDLTPEQVKAFRIADNKTAEYADWNFELLAQELEELKLADYDLSLTGFDMSECEKLLDTLYENTAQDEDDFNVEEALPEHPITRKGDIWLLGKHRLICGDSTNPQDITTLMEGKKARLIVTDPPYNVDYTGKTKDALTIQNDKMDDGQFYEFLLAAYTRMYEVADDGASIYVFHADSEGLNFRKAFIEAGFKLAQCCIWAKQAMVMGRQDYHWMHEPVLYGWKPTGRHYWNSDRKQTTLWQFDRPFRNEYHPTMKPIPLISYPIKNSSKLGDIVFDPFGGSGSTLIACEETDRICYTSELDLKYVDVIVKRYITHVGDNSSVYLIRDGKRYSYQEVGAELER; this comes from the coding sequence TTGGAAATCAAATTCGTAGACGTAGAAGTTTTAATTCCGTACATAAAAAACGCCAGAAATAATGAGAAAGCTGTAGAATATGTAGCAACGAGTATTCAGAGTTATGGATTTAAGAATCCCATTCTGATTGACAGTAATCATGAAATCATAGCAGGACATACTCGGCTGTTAGCAGCTAAGAAGCTTGGACTGAAGGAAGTTCCAACAATACTGGTGGATGATCTAACGCCAGAGCAGGTCAAAGCTTTCAGAATAGCCGATAACAAAACGGCTGAGTATGCAGATTGGAATTTTGAATTGTTGGCGCAGGAACTGGAAGAGTTAAAACTGGCTGATTATGATCTTTCTCTAACTGGATTTGATATGAGTGAGTGTGAGAAGTTGCTGGATACATTGTATGAAAATACAGCTCAAGACGAAGATGATTTTAATGTAGAAGAAGCATTACCTGAACATCCGATAACTCGTAAAGGTGACATTTGGCTACTTGGGAAGCATAGGCTAATTTGCGGTGACTCGACTAATCCGCAGGATATTACAACATTGATGGAGGGTAAGAAGGCTCGGCTTATTGTGACTGATCCGCCCTACAATGTGGACTATACAGGCAAGACCAAAGATGCTTTAACAATTCAAAATGACAAAATGGACGATGGTCAATTTTATGAGTTTCTGTTGGCAGCTTATACAAGAATGTATGAAGTGGCTGATGACGGAGCAAGTATTTATGTGTTCCACGCCGATAGTGAAGGTTTGAATTTTAGGAAGGCATTTATCGAAGCTGGATTCAAACTGGCACAGTGTTGCATATGGGCTAAGCAAGCGATGGTAATGGGTAGACAAGATTATCACTGGATGCACGAACCCGTATTATATGGTTGGAAACCGACAGGTAGACACTATTGGAACAGTGATCGTAAGCAAACAACCTTATGGCAATTTGATCGTCCCTTCCGGAATGAATATCATCCCACGATGAAGCCGATTCCCTTAATTAGCTACCCAATTAAAAATTCGAGCAAGCTCGGTGATATCGTATTTGATCCATTTGGTGGTTCAGGTTCAACGTTGATTGCTTGTGAGGAAACGGATCGGATTTGCTATACGAGTGAGCTTGATCTCAAATATGTAGATGTGATTGTGAAACGGTATATTACCCACGTTGGCGACAATAGCAGTGTGTATTTGATTAGGGACGGGAAGCGGTATAGCTATCAGGAAGTTGGTGCTGAGTTGGAAAGGTAA